Proteins from a genomic interval of Nitrospina gracilis Nb-211:
- the typA gene encoding translational GTPase TypA: MNTEHIRNIGIIAHVDHGKTTLIDRLLEHSGMFREGTEHGTCIMDSNDLERERGITIFSKNASILYKGHKLNIVDTPGHADFGGEVERILKMVNGVLLLVDAAEGPMPQTRFVLKKSLELGLKPIVVINKIDRPGANPDRAVDQVFDLFVNLNATDEQLDFPIVYTSAKLGFAKRTLDSEPGDMTPVLDLIVEKVPPHDGDAEAPFQMQVTSIDYNDYVGRIAIGKIERGRFRADVPCTLIRRNGSKETFKLMKTYTYDGLTRTEVQSAEAGDIIGIAGMKDVDIGETITDSKHPEPLPLIRIDEPTMSIYFSVNDSPFSGKDGQFLTSGHLRERLMKEVKSNVALKVEESGAGDKFKVSGRGELHLGILIETMRREGYEFSISRPQVLLKEIDGKTHEPMEFVVIDVEETYSGKVMEALGTRKGSLKNMIHMDDGHVRLEYHVPTRFLFGFQSDFLTMTKGTGTLQHTFEAFVPFLGGSAKRLRGALIALENGQTTAYSIFNLQDRGQLFVGPAQPVYMGMIVGENNKDNDLVVNICKEKKLTNMRASGSDDTIILTPPRIMSLEQVLGFLNEDELAEITPKSIRLRKRHLDENERKRHSKTQKVA; the protein is encoded by the coding sequence ATGAACACGGAACATATTCGGAATATCGGCATCATTGCACACGTGGACCACGGCAAGACCACACTCATCGACCGCCTGCTGGAGCACAGCGGCATGTTCCGCGAAGGCACGGAGCACGGCACCTGCATTATGGACAGCAACGATCTCGAGCGCGAGCGCGGCATCACCATTTTCTCCAAAAACGCGTCGATCCTTTATAAAGGACACAAGCTCAACATCGTGGACACGCCGGGCCACGCGGATTTCGGCGGCGAAGTCGAGCGCATCCTGAAAATGGTCAACGGCGTGCTCCTGCTGGTGGACGCGGCAGAGGGCCCCATGCCGCAGACCCGGTTCGTGCTGAAAAAATCGCTGGAGCTCGGCCTCAAACCCATCGTCGTCATCAACAAGATCGACCGGCCGGGAGCCAACCCGGACCGTGCGGTGGATCAGGTTTTCGATCTGTTCGTTAATTTGAACGCCACCGACGAGCAGTTGGACTTCCCCATCGTGTACACCTCGGCCAAACTGGGGTTTGCCAAACGCACGCTCGACTCCGAGCCGGGAGACATGACCCCGGTGCTCGACCTCATCGTCGAGAAGGTGCCGCCGCACGATGGCGATGCCGAAGCCCCGTTCCAGATGCAGGTGACCTCGATCGACTACAACGATTACGTCGGCCGAATCGCCATCGGCAAGATCGAGCGCGGCCGGTTTCGCGCCGATGTGCCCTGCACGCTCATCCGCCGGAACGGTTCCAAGGAAACGTTCAAGCTGATGAAAACCTATACGTATGACGGACTCACCCGTACCGAGGTGCAGTCGGCGGAAGCGGGCGACATCATCGGCATCGCGGGCATGAAGGACGTGGACATCGGCGAGACCATCACGGACAGCAAGCATCCCGAACCCCTGCCGCTCATCCGCATCGACGAGCCCACCATGTCCATTTACTTTTCGGTGAACGACTCCCCCTTCTCCGGCAAAGATGGGCAATTCCTCACCTCCGGCCACCTGCGCGAGCGGCTGATGAAGGAAGTCAAATCCAACGTCGCCCTGAAAGTCGAGGAATCCGGCGCGGGCGACAAGTTCAAGGTCTCCGGTCGCGGCGAATTGCACCTCGGCATCCTCATCGAAACCATGCGCCGCGAGGGATACGAGTTCAGCATCTCGCGTCCGCAGGTCCTCTTGAAGGAAATCGACGGCAAGACGCACGAGCCGATGGAGTTCGTTGTCATTGACGTCGAGGAAACCTATTCCGGCAAAGTGATGGAGGCGTTGGGCACGCGCAAGGGTTCGCTCAAGAACATGATTCACATGGACGACGGTCACGTGCGGCTGGAATACCACGTGCCGACGCGGTTCCTGTTCGGGTTCCAGTCCGACTTCCTGACCATGACCAAGGGCACTGGCACCCTGCAACACACGTTCGAGGCTTTTGTGCCTTTTCTGGGTGGTTCCGCCAAGCGTCTGCGCGGCGCTTTGATCGCGCTGGAAAACGGGCAGACGACGGCCTACTCCATCTTCAACCTGCAGGACCGCGGCCAGCTATTCGTCGGGCCCGCCCAGCCGGTGTACATGGGCATGATCGTCGGCGAGAACAACAAGGACAACGACCTCGTGGTCAACATCTGCAAAGAGAAAAAGCTAACCAACATGCGCGCCTCGGGGTCGGACGACACCATCATCCTGACTCCCCCGCGGATCATGAGCCTGGAGCAGGTGCTGGGTTTCCTGAACGAGGATGAACTGGCGGAGATCACACCCAAGAGCATCCGCCTGCGCAAAAGGCACCTGGACGAAAACGAGCGCAAGCGCCACTCCAAAACACAGAAGGTGGCCTGA
- the xerD gene encoding site-specific tyrosine recombinase XerD — protein MHPSLKQFVEYLTVEKRHSPHTVAAYRRDIASFLDAFPGETLYYITTARVREYFLTLQKKGLSTRSSARALSSIKTFFRFLVRENLVETSPVDILESPRLWRKLPGILSLADVEALLNAPDPAVPQGIRDRAMLEVLYATGLRVSELVALKTSNLNLEVGYLRSFGKGDKERVIPMGDAARQQVQLYIQDVRPKYLKNKTSPCLFLTRLGTGMTRQGFWKLIKQYSRQAGVAAPISPHTLRHAFATHLLERGADLRSVQQMLGHSDIATTQIYTHILQGRMRDILDRHHPRA, from the coding sequence ATGCATCCCAGCCTGAAACAGTTTGTCGAGTACCTGACTGTCGAGAAGAGGCATTCGCCGCATACGGTGGCGGCTTACCGGCGGGACATTGCGTCGTTTCTGGATGCCTTCCCCGGCGAGACCCTGTATTATATCACCACTGCGCGGGTTCGGGAATACTTTTTAACGCTTCAAAAAAAGGGGCTTTCCACCCGATCCAGCGCGCGGGCGCTGTCTTCCATCAAAACGTTCTTCCGGTTCCTCGTGCGGGAGAACCTGGTCGAGACCAGCCCGGTGGACATTCTGGAATCACCCCGGCTGTGGCGCAAGCTGCCGGGGATTTTATCACTGGCGGATGTTGAAGCCCTGCTGAACGCGCCCGACCCCGCAGTGCCGCAGGGCATCCGCGACCGCGCCATGCTGGAGGTGCTGTACGCCACTGGATTGCGTGTTTCGGAACTGGTCGCGCTCAAAACCTCGAATCTGAATCTGGAAGTCGGTTACCTGCGATCTTTCGGCAAGGGAGATAAGGAGAGGGTGATCCCGATGGGCGACGCGGCGCGCCAACAGGTTCAATTATACATTCAGGATGTACGTCCTAAATATCTAAAAAATAAAACTTCACCTTGTCTTTTTTTAACCCGTCTGGGGACTGGGATGACGCGCCAGGGATTCTGGAAGCTGATCAAACAGTACTCCCGGCAGGCGGGGGTGGCGGCTCCCATTTCGCCTCACACCCTGCGTCACGCCTTCGCCACACACCTGCTGGAGCGGGGGGCGGATTTGCGGTCGGTCCAGCAAATGCTGGGTCATTCGGATATTGCAACAACGCAAATCTACACCCATATTCTACAGGGAAGGATGCGGGACATCCTGGACCGGCACCATCCCCGGGCCTGA
- a CDS encoding YceD family protein: MSLIIDIDDIPEDRPLELDLTESVDQFAVDPEAGSLKGAVRVQGSLIRSNRDVYLAGEVETVMAMTCSRCLEAFEMDVETPITATFIPAPDPDSLEAEQELVDSDIEIEYYKDQKIDLTQPVYDQIMLSLPMVQLCRDDCKGICPKCGASLNREVCRCDGDEDVDPRLAVLKQLKDKLK, translated from the coding sequence ATGAGTCTGATCATTGATATTGATGATATTCCAGAGGATAGACCTCTGGAGTTGGACCTGACGGAATCGGTAGATCAATTCGCCGTCGATCCGGAAGCAGGTTCTTTGAAGGGAGCGGTGCGGGTACAAGGTAGTCTGATCCGCTCCAACCGGGATGTTTATCTGGCAGGTGAGGTGGAAACGGTCATGGCCATGACCTGCTCGCGTTGCCTGGAGGCGTTTGAGATGGATGTGGAAACACCCATCACCGCCACATTCATTCCAGCCCCGGACCCCGACAGTCTGGAAGCGGAGCAGGAACTGGTCGATTCGGATATCGAGATCGAATATTATAAGGACCAGAAAATTGACTTGACTCAACCGGTTTACGATCAGATTATGTTGAGTCTTCCCATGGTCCAACTGTGCCGGGACGATTGCAAAGGGATCTGCCCGAAATGCGGCGCTTCCCTCAACCGAGAAGTGTGCCGATGCGATGGGGATGAAGACGTCGATCCCCGGCTGGCCGTATTGAAACAATTAAAAGACAAGTTGAAATAA
- the rpmF gene encoding 50S ribosomal protein L32, which translates to MPVPKKRTSKSRKGMRRSHDSLTVPGFGECPQCHEFKRPHHVCPHCGYYKDKEVIEVEAI; encoded by the coding sequence ATGCCCGTACCCAAGAAACGAACGTCCAAATCCCGCAAAGGCATGCGCCGGTCGCACGATTCCCTGACGGTTCCAGGATTCGGAGAATGTCCGCAATGTCACGAGTTCAAGCGTCCCCACCACGTATGTCCTCACTGCGGTTACTACAAAGATAAAGAAGTGATCGAAGTCGAAGCCATTTAG